The sequence ATGGTCCTCCTGGACTAGTGATCCAAAGCCCGATGCCGGGCCCCGAACGCCGCACGGTCGCACGGCCTTATCAAGAGTTGAACTTACCAGCTGATGGTGACAAAAAGTGCATCGTCACGCGGATTTTGCTGACTTTTTAGGTTAAACCGGGGTGTCAAAATTCACCCGGAGCCTACAGGGCGAACGGATCCAGGCCTTCATTTGCCCGCACAAACAGCTGCCAGGCCTTGCTCTGAAGTTCCTTGCCCCTAGTCGCTTTCGCCGGTCTGGCCAGTGTGATTGCGCCCTTGGTGAGGTATTTGGGACCCAAGTAGCTGCCCCGCGGGGCGACATCAAGCTCCGGGGCCAGCGCCGCTTCCACCAACGCCACCGCACCTTCGTGTTTGCCCTGCGCGAAACTTGCCTGCAATTGGCCGGCCAACCGCTTGGAATACCCGGGTTCGTTGATCTGAGCGATCTGCGGGCTCAACCCGGAGACCGAGTATCCCGGGTGGATCGCCAGCGCTCGGCCGGGTAATTCCAGCTGGCGCAACCGGTGATCCAACGCGATGGTGAACGCCTGCACGATTGCTTTGGACTGCACATAGGCGCGGTAGGGATGGTAGTCGCGCTCCAGGGCCAGATTCTGCGGGTCGGTGCTGAGCATGCGAGTAGACATCGATCCCAGCCCGATGAATCTCAATGGCTGGCTGAAACGCTCGGCGAGTTCGCCAACCAGTCGGGCATGGCCGATGAAGTTAGTGCTCATGATCTGTTCATAGCCCAGCAGGCCCTCGTGGCGGATCTGCGGGGCGCGGATGATCCCTGCGTTGGCGATCAGCACATCCAGCGGCCGATGACGCAGCTCGGCGGCCAGCCCCATGGCTGATTCAATGCGTGCTGAGTCGTACTGCATGAATTCCAGGTCGGCGCCCGGTACCCGCAACCGGATCTGTTCCATGGCGGCCTCGGCGCGGCTCTGATTGCGGCAGGCCAGGATTACCTTGGCACCAGCTTGGGCCAGGCCCAGGCTGGCGAAGAAGCCCAGTCCGCTGTTCGCGCCGGTCACTACGACCGTTTTGTCCTGCCCCAACTGGGCCCAACGCTGCCGATTCGCGAAAATGTCCGTTGCTGGTTTGGAATAGGGCATCGCTGGCTTCATGGTTTACACGCTACTACAGCGGCACCTTCCCGGCCGGACGTTCTTGGCCAGAGCCGCCGGTGGCTGTCGTTGCCCGCCTGGCACCACGGTGGGATCATGGAGGGATGAAGCACAATGAGGATGCGGCACTGAATGCGGCTCGGTACCAGATGAAGCAGGAGCAAGAGCCGATGCCGGCCGATGAGTACGCGCAGGCAACCGCCATGGCTTCGGTGACCGAGCCGAAAACACCGTTGCAGATCTACGCTCAAGATGAGGCGTGGGAAGTGGCCAACTCCGTGCTCGATGAGGCGTTCGCTAGAGGCGACTTCGACAATTTGGCTCTGGCAGGCCAGAAGATCGATCACATCACCAACAATGATGATCCGGATTGGTGGCTGAAGTCGATGATGCGCCGCGAGCAGCTGACCGGGCTTGGTCCCCCGGCACTGACGTTGCGGGTGGAAGATGAGCATATGGCCGAGGTCCTGGATCAGCTGCCGACCAGTGCTGCAGTGCGTGCGCATGTGGAAGATTTCAATGCCCGCATCAAGGAAGCGCGGCTTCAGCTGTTGGGCGGGCCGCCGGTCATTACGCCCTTGCGTGATGCCACCACCGAGGTGCTCGCCTGGCAGCAGCGGCGGGCTTCAACGCCTGAACCGGCACCGGATGCATCGAAGAAGAAGCGGTGGTGGTGGCGGCGTTAAATGGCGAAGCCGCCCTCCCGAAGGAGGGCGGCTTGCTAAGTCAAAAGACTTGCAGGTCTTACCAGGAAGACTTGGTGATGCCCGGAAGCTCACCACGGTGTGCCATGTCGCGGAAGCGAACACGGGAGATACCGAACTTCTGGAAGGTACCGCGTGGGCGACCGTCGATTGCGTCGCGGTTGCGAACGCGGATCGGGGAAGCGTCGCGTGGAAGCTTCTGCAGGCCTACGCGTGCAGCTTCGCGAGCTTCGTCGGTTGCGTTTGGATCAACCAGGGTCTTCTTCAATTCGAGACGCTTTGCAGCGTAACGCTCGACAATGACCTTGCGCTGTTCGTTCTTTGCGATCTTGGACTTCTTGGCCATGTCTTAGCGCTCCTCTCGGAATTCAACGTGCTTGCGGACGACTGGGTCGTACTTCTTCATGACCATGCGGTCAGGATTGTTACGACGGTTCTTACGGGTGACGTAAGTGAAACCGGTGCCAGCGGTGGACTTCAGCTTGATGATCGGACGTACGTCCTTATCCTTCTTTGCCATTTTTAGAGCTTCACACCCTTCGCAATCAGGTCAGCAATAACAGCGTCGATACCGCGAGCATCGATTACCTTGATGCCCTTGACCGACAGGGTCAGGGTCACCTTACGGCGCAGGGAAGGCACGTAGTAGGTCTTCTTCTGGATGTTCGGATCGAAACGACGCTTGTTGCGACGGTGCGAGTGGGAGATGCTATGTCCGAAGGCCGGAGTAGTACCGGTTACCTGGCAAACAGCTGCCATGATCACTCCTCAGTTAGTTAGTAGTAAAATTCGGCGGTACTCGCGCACAGTGCCCATACCTAAATATCGACACCGCTTGATGCGTTATGAGTCCCGCCAACCAGTGAAACACCGTTAATACTGCACACTAGGAAGGTAACCAGGCTGGGTGAGAACCAACCGAAGAGCCTTAAAGTATGTAAGTCGGTGAACTTCGCAACCGGTCGAGCAATGTCCCCGTACTCAGTTGGCTACGATATTCGGTATTACGGGCAACGCGTAGTTGTTCGTCCGTTAGACGGCATAACAACACACGCGATTAACGCCTGATTAGCTTATCGAGAATTCCTCAGTGTTCCAAATCGGAGTTATCCGAATTCAGGATCCAATGATCCGCGTCAAGCGAGGTGGTAATTTTGCGTGCGATCCGGGTGAGATCGTTAACGTCCTTGTCATCGAGGGTATCGAAGAGAAGCCCGTGTACCGAAGCCACGTGATGCGGCGCCATCTGCTGCACAGCTTCCCAGCCAGCGTCCGTTAATGAGGCGATTTTCACACGCGCATCTTCGGCGGACTGCTCGCGTGCGACCCAGCCACGTTTCTCCAGCTTCTTCACCACGTGAGAGAGGCGGGACAGCGAGGCGCTGGTGCGTGATGCCAAAATGGTCATCGTCAACTGGCGATCCTTGGCTTCGGAGAGCATCGCCAGCATGTGGTAGTCAAACAGTGTGATGCCTTCCAGCCCCTGGAGGTCGGAATCCAAGGCAGCTGGAAGTAGTGTCATGACAGCATGTAGTCCAAGCCAGGCATCGCGTTCGGGCTGAGAAAGCCAAACTGGCTTATCACTCATGAAGTTTCCAATCATTTCAAGACCTGCATTCACAGGCCCGCAAGGTATCGACTCGTAGACCATATATTGTAGAGCTAAGTATTTGCTAGGCGCTGTGGCTCTCGCCTCGGTACCGGTATCCCGATTTTGTTGCGCAAATAGCGTTGACTGCCCATGCATGTGATCGTTTCCGCAAGCGATGATCCCGCGGGTGCTCTGGAACAGCACGGACCCTCCGAGGATAATCCAGACAAGGCAAGCTTAATGCAGATGCTGCGCCAGGCAGCTCCAAGATGCGAGCTAAGTAACGATCATGTTAGTGAATTTCTTTGTTTTTGACTAGCTTGTGCCTTAAGGCAAGAGGTCCGCACGCAACCGTGCAGACCTCTTGCTCCTAGGAATTTTCTAGCTGTTTCTTCTTCCGATAGCTGATCACCTGGCCGATAACCACCACGAGCAACGCGATAATGAACATCGCCGAGCCAATGACATTGGCCTGGGCCGGGATGCCGCGGGTCGCTGCGACGTAGATGAACTTCGGGAAGGTCTGGAAGATACCGGAGTTGAAATTCGTGATGATGAAGTCATCGAAACTCATCGCGAACGACAACAGCGCCGCAGCCACAATGCCAGGCAGCAGCAGCGGGAAGGTGACCTTCCAGAAAGCCATCTTCGGTGAGGCGTAGAGATCGGCGGCAGCTTCTTCAAGCCGCGGATCCAGGGAGGAGACGCGTGCCCTGACGGTCACGATCACAAAGGACATGCAGAATACGATGTGGGCGATGACGATTGTGGTGTAGCCCAATTCCCAACCGAGGTTCAGGAACTGTGCCAGCAGCGATGCACCAAGCACCACTTCCGGGGTAGCCAGCG comes from Glutamicibacter arilaitensis Re117 and encodes:
- the rpmB gene encoding 50S ribosomal protein L28, yielding MAAVCQVTGTTPAFGHSISHSHRRNKRRFDPNIQKKTYYVPSLRRKVTLTLSVKGIKVIDARGIDAVIADLIAKGVKL
- a CDS encoding MarR family winged helix-turn-helix transcriptional regulator, whose amino-acid sequence is MSDKPVWLSQPERDAWLGLHAVMTLLPAALDSDLQGLEGITLFDYHMLAMLSEAKDRQLTMTILASRTSASLSRLSHVVKKLEKRGWVAREQSAEDARVKIASLTDAGWEAVQQMAPHHVASVHGLLFDTLDDKDVNDLTRIARKITTSLDADHWILNSDNSDLEH
- the rpsN gene encoding 30S ribosomal protein S14; its protein translation is MAKKSKIAKNEQRKVIVERYAAKRLELKKTLVDPNATDEAREAARVGLQKLPRDASPIRVRNRDAIDGRPRGTFQKFGISRVRFRDMAHRGELPGITKSSW
- the rpmG gene encoding 50S ribosomal protein L33 → MAKKDKDVRPIIKLKSTAGTGFTYVTRKNRRNNPDRMVMKKYDPVVRKHVEFREER
- a CDS encoding SDR family NAD(P)-dependent oxidoreductase; this encodes MPYSKPATDIFANRQRWAQLGQDKTVVVTGANSGLGFFASLGLAQAGAKVILACRNQSRAEAAMEQIRLRVPGADLEFMQYDSARIESAMGLAAELRHRPLDVLIANAGIIRAPQIRHEGLLGYEQIMSTNFIGHARLVGELAERFSQPLRFIGLGSMSTRMLSTDPQNLALERDYHPYRAYVQSKAIVQAFTIALDHRLRQLELPGRALAIHPGYSVSGLSPQIAQINEPGYSKRLAGQLQASFAQGKHEGAVALVEAALAPELDVAPRGSYLGPKYLTKGAITLARPAKATRGKELQSKAWQLFVRANEGLDPFAL
- a CDS encoding ABC transporter permease, with amino-acid sequence MKQKIGRWFIPVVGGLAFIYLLVPIAYIFVFSFNDAGRTNLEWRGFTLDNWQNPCGAPAVCESLVHSLQVGTVATIVATALGTLIAIGLVRYKFRFRKITDVLIILPLATPEVVLGASLLAQFLNLGWELGYTTIVIAHIVFCMSFVIVTVRARVSSLDPRLEEAAADLYASPKMAFWKVTFPLLLPGIVAAALLSFAMSFDDFIITNFNSGIFQTFPKFIYVAATRGIPAQANVIGSAMFIIALLVVVIGQVISYRKKKQLENS
- a CDS encoding DnaJ family domain-containing protein, with translation MKHNEDAALNAARYQMKQEQEPMPADEYAQATAMASVTEPKTPLQIYAQDEAWEVANSVLDEAFARGDFDNLALAGQKIDHITNNDDPDWWLKSMMRREQLTGLGPPALTLRVEDEHMAEVLDQLPTSAAVRAHVEDFNARIKEARLQLLGGPPVITPLRDATTEVLAWQQRRASTPEPAPDASKKKRWWWRR